The Plasmodium falciparum 3D7 genome assembly, chromosome: 5 DNA window tcatattacaaaaaaaaaaaaaaacatttttcaaaatataataaataataagtgTATGCAAAATAAGAactataaattatatgatgatagaatgaatatatataagaatagagataaaggaaatatattaCCACAGTAtgaaaaatcaaaatataacaaGACTACAACTAttcctaataataataataataataataataataataacagtaataataataagaagaataagaagaattattataatatatatagtaatatttattataatttttatgaacacaggaaacaaaaaatttataaatatcttatgaactacaaaaaattatcattCAACAATATAAGACataatattaagaaatatCCAAATTTCTTTATAGGTATAGTCACGACCTTCTTATCAACTCTTACAAGTGGATTTTCTAGCGTCTTTTTAGAGTTTCTGTACAAAAATTATGCATATTCTTTTTGGTTTCAAAATATGTGCTTAGCATTTTATACAATCATATTTAGTTATTTTACCAAAAATTTTGatctttataaattttttaaaaatttaaaaaaaaaaaaagaaaaaaatatatttatatataataatgaacagaatgataatacaataaaaaaaattaataataatagtacaaacatttatcataataatataaaacatctAGAtagttatttattattttatttaataaaaaattatttttttcaacattttaattcatttggagaatttttatatttatccttATTAATCATTCTAAATAGTATTGGAGGTATTTTaatttccatttttataaaatattctgGTAGTGTCTCCAGATTTTTTGTTACACCTATTAGTATgctatttaatatttatatttcatctatttattttaaagatTTTCATTGTAcccttaatttttttatatctttaatatttgtatctttttccttatatttttattttataaaaccaaattaaaaaaaaattaagcatgtataaatatatatatatatatatatatattatgtacatataaatatatttttttttttttttatgtgtataatttataaaaactttttatatttcaacaCTAATTTTTATGTCTAATGAAAAATtctaatttttaaaaaaaatattcccttgtttttatttttatacttgaaaaaattaaaataaaaaaaaaaaaataaatggaaACAAAagtactaaaaaaaaaaaataaaataataataataaaaaaaataacaacaatactaataatagtaatgtcatatatatatatatatatatatatatattgatactATTGAAaaaatgttcatttttttttttttcttttttctcttgttattataaaaatatgtatattgccaattatatacacatttaaaatatttcaatttcatatatgtattaatttaaattagAAGAATTCAATTTTCCTCATACTTTTACATTTCCCTATATTTATGAAGCATcttcattctttttattagCGTCCTTTGGAGTTTTGTCCTTTCTCTTTTTCTTACTTATTTTAGATCTcttcttataatttataacatTTCTACCAACCTTTAGTTCATTGGTTTCATTCATAAAATcgtatttatttgttttctttatattttcatttgaaTCATTTGACAATGATCCTTGTGATGTAGTTTTCTTCATATCTGTACTTGGGGAAAAGACATTCTtgatatattcttttttcttttttaagaATGCAGTTTTATCAAGTATCTTATCATAAggtttcttatttttttcttcctctttttctttttcaatttGTTCGAAAACATCTCTATAGATAACAGGTAACCATTCCATTGGATAAGCTGAACTAAAATCACGGATTTCAtcgatatttatatttttctttcttaatCTTTCATCTCTTAATTCATCTCGTTCTTTTAAATAtctatttaattctttttcataaACTTCACCATGTGTTACATTTTCTCCTTGTTCTCTCATTCCAACTTCAcaaatttttcttataatagTTGGTTTTTGTACTgttgaataata harbors:
- a CDS encoding UDP-N-acetylglucosamine transporter, putative, with the translated sequence MKDTNSSSVINRSKCKIKDSDLDTNQTNPNGCKLHNNNHKDEKNNYDIKEKNEELKKIYMNNGFIKIMLFIILTFHSILFFFVIRIKKSWNINYKFKNENIIFTTEIVKFIISFFFYFKEHKFSTILVYKSIQDIITKRRLYIVCLIIPSLLYYFQNIFFYISLANIPTPLFQLLYQFRILTVVLFSFIILKKKISYSQKISILFLFLSLACLKDYNINNNDHKISYDKESKIYPSYHDIIANNYFLLKDFLFPHMKKNICSKRNIHFHNFNNKIVHINNFLIPYLFHHITKKKKNIFQNIINNKCMQNKNYKLYDDRMNIYKNRDKGNILPQYEKSKYNKTTTIPNNNNNNNNNNNSNNNKKNKKNYYNIYSNIYYNFYEHRKQKIYKYLMNYKKLSFNNIRHNIKKYPNFFIGIVTTFLSTLTSGFSSVFLEFLYKNYAYSFWFQNMCLAFYTIIFSYFTKNFDLYKFFKNLKKKKEKNIFIYNNEQNDNTIKKINNNSTNIYHNNIKHLDSYLLFYLIKNYFFQHFNSFGEFLYLSLLIILNSIGGILISIFIKYSGSVSRFFVTPISMLFNIYISSIYFKDFHCTLNFFISLIFVSFSLYFYFIKPN